In Cotesia glomerata isolate CgM1 linkage group LG3, MPM_Cglom_v2.3, whole genome shotgun sequence, one genomic interval encodes:
- the LOC123260725 gene encoding mitochondrial import inner membrane translocase subunit Tim22 produces MLRFEPPKLPSPPKLKEKDQIIFLSDPTWDKIAVYFTTNHQRYRENIIIPRGPAPVHIVTNEEKAMQKFMESCVFKSIFSGVLGYGLGAALGLFSSSVNPNVAAVEQQQTARQIFREMKVTTLGYAKNFATIGLLFSAMECTVESYRGKTDWRNGTYAGGLTGGLIGLRAGVKAGVIGAAGFAAFSAAIDYYMHS; encoded by the exons ATGTTGCGATTCGAACCACCAAAATTACCATCACCTCccaaattaaaagaaaaggaccagataatttttcttagtgATCCAACATGGGATAAAATAGCAGTATACTTTACAACTAATCATCAGCGATATcgagaaaatattataataccTAGAGGTCCTGCTCCAGTACACATTGTAACGAATGAGGAAAAAGCCATGCAAAAATTTATGGAAAGTTgtgtttttaaaagtatttttagtgGCGTTTTAG GTTATGGATTAGGTGCAGCACTTGGTTTATTTTCATCTAGTGTAAATCCAAATGTTGCTGCTGTTGAACAACAACAAACAGCTCGTCAAATATTTCGTGAAATGAAAGTCACAACTTTGGGTTACGCTAAAAATTTCGCAACTATTGGATTACTATTTTCGGCTATGGAATGTACTGTAGAATCG tatCGTGGTAAAACTGATTGGCGGAATGGTACCTATGCTGGTGGTCTAACAGGAGGCCTTATTGGTCTGCGAG cgGGTGTCAAAGCAGGCGTAATTGGTGCAGCAGGTTTTGCAGCGTTTTCTGCAGCCATAGATTATTATATGCATAGTTAA
- the LOC123260727 gene encoding transmembrane protein 258, whose product MIEIESMARYVSPINPTIFPVLALVLLGIGIFFTAWFFVYEVTSTKFTRDIYKELLVSLVAALFSGFGVLFLMLWVGIYV is encoded by the exons atg attgAAATTGAATCAATGGCAAGGTATGTCTCACCAATCAATCCAACGATATTCCCAGTGTTAGCACTTGTTTTACTTGGAATTGGGATTTTTTTCACTGCTTGGTTTTTCGTCTACGAAGTAACCAGTACAAAATTCACTAgagatatttataaagaaCTATTAGTGTCTCTTGTTGCTGCATTATTTTCTGGTTTTGGAGTCCTTTTCTTAATGCTGTGGGTCGGAATTTACGTATAA